A single Silvibacterium dinghuense DNA region contains:
- a CDS encoding M1 family metallopeptidase: MAQAPAGIPRELAKERAARVSDVRYALHYTLVPHSAQTEATEILRFRLVHTSQSLLLDFRDGKVASLTINGTSSTPDESNGHLILPADKLHAGENTLELHFVANTAPAEKAITRFEDHDDGSEYIYTLFVPMDASMAFPCFDQPALKGRFQLTMTAPAAWTVISNTGAVSTKVVGDMKDTAFAETHPISTYLFAFAAGPFEKIHSAPGLPGLYVRKSKAQAAQSEAPEVQQMAADGIAYLGKYFAQPYPFPKYDMVLIPGFAYGGMEHAGATFLREESVLFRTAPTATNLRNRDILVLHELTHQWFGDFTTMRWFDDLWLKEGFAQYMAYDALAALHPNDEVWKHFYESIKPGAYGIDETQGTTPIYQDIPNLKDAKSAYGAIVYSKAPGVLRQLAYVLGEHDFQLGLQQYLAAHRYSNAEWSDLIGSFEQVSGKSLQPWAAMWIRHRGMPQVEASWSCTDGKLARLTLSQHDVLGTDALWPIASEVLLGYADGRTAHLHAQFAAQSADIPTGSNACPAYVFANENDHGYGLYLLDEQSRDFLTQHIADANSSAISTPFTRTLLWGALWDAVRTATYNPADYAHLVLAALPNERDESLTASLLGHSQTALHRYVGDATRTRLTTQFATLAVDRMQHDAAQDLRIDWFRSLNGFSESEAGRSALRSLLNGTLTVPGVTLRQQDRWSMITALVAYADPHADAMLAAEEQRDPSGDGKKFAWAAHAAHPDAATKQQYFDEYLHNPQRPEDWIESSLGAFNYWNQSRLTATYMEPALEALPQIKQTRKIFFLVGWLNAFMDGQQSEAARDAVYTYLKDHTLDEDLRLKILQVVDELDRTVAIRKKYPNV; this comes from the coding sequence TTGGCGCAAGCCCCCGCAGGTATCCCGCGCGAACTCGCCAAAGAGCGCGCCGCCCGCGTCAGCGATGTCCGCTATGCGCTGCACTACACACTCGTTCCGCATAGCGCGCAGACGGAAGCGACGGAGATCCTCCGCTTTCGCCTCGTCCATACGTCACAGTCACTGTTGCTTGATTTTCGTGACGGAAAAGTTGCCTCACTCACCATCAACGGCACCAGCTCCACGCCGGATGAGAGCAACGGTCACCTCATCCTCCCCGCGGACAAACTGCATGCGGGTGAGAACACCCTCGAGCTGCATTTCGTCGCGAACACCGCGCCCGCCGAGAAAGCCATCACCCGCTTCGAAGATCACGACGACGGATCGGAGTATATCTACACGCTCTTCGTCCCCATGGACGCGAGCATGGCCTTCCCCTGCTTCGATCAGCCGGCTCTCAAGGGTCGTTTTCAGCTCACCATGACCGCGCCCGCTGCGTGGACTGTTATCTCGAACACCGGCGCCGTCTCAACTAAAGTCGTTGGCGATATGAAGGATACCGCCTTCGCTGAAACTCACCCCATCAGCACCTATCTTTTCGCTTTTGCTGCCGGACCCTTCGAGAAGATTCACTCCGCTCCCGGTCTGCCCGGCCTCTATGTCCGCAAGTCAAAAGCCCAGGCCGCGCAGAGCGAAGCCCCCGAAGTTCAGCAGATGGCCGCGGATGGAATTGCTTACCTTGGCAAGTATTTTGCCCAGCCCTATCCCTTCCCCAAATACGACATGGTGCTCATCCCCGGCTTCGCTTATGGCGGCATGGAGCATGCCGGAGCCACATTCCTGCGCGAAGAGTCGGTCCTCTTCCGCACCGCGCCGACTGCAACCAACCTGCGCAACCGCGATATCCTCGTCCTCCACGAACTCACCCATCAGTGGTTCGGCGACTTCACCACCATGCGCTGGTTCGACGATCTATGGCTCAAGGAAGGCTTCGCGCAGTACATGGCCTATGACGCCCTCGCCGCGCTTCACCCCAACGATGAGGTCTGGAAACACTTCTACGAATCCATCAAGCCCGGCGCCTACGGCATTGACGAAACCCAGGGCACCACGCCCATCTACCAGGACATTCCTAATCTGAAGGACGCGAAGTCCGCCTACGGCGCGATTGTCTACTCCAAGGCCCCCGGTGTCTTGCGCCAGCTCGCCTATGTTCTCGGTGAACATGATTTTCAGCTCGGCCTGCAGCAGTATCTTGCCGCGCACCGGTACAGCAACGCGGAGTGGAGCGACCTTATCGGCTCCTTCGAACAGGTCTCCGGCAAATCTCTCCAGCCCTGGGCTGCCATGTGGATCCGCCATCGCGGTATGCCGCAGGTGGAAGCTTCATGGTCATGCACAGATGGCAAACTCGCGCGCCTCACGCTCTCGCAGCATGACGTGCTTGGTACCGATGCGCTGTGGCCCATCGCTTCGGAGGTTCTCCTCGGCTACGCCGACGGTCGCACCGCTCATCTGCATGCGCAGTTCGCTGCGCAGTCTGCTGACATCCCGACCGGCAGCAACGCCTGTCCTGCCTATGTCTTCGCGAACGAAAACGATCACGGTTACGGACTCTATCTACTTGACGAACAGAGCCGTGACTTTCTCACGCAGCACATCGCGGATGCAAACTCTTCCGCCATCTCGACTCCCTTCACGCGCACACTGCTCTGGGGCGCGCTTTGGGATGCTGTTCGCACTGCGACCTATAATCCTGCCGATTACGCACACCTCGTACTGGCCGCGCTGCCCAACGAACGTGACGAGTCGCTCACGGCCTCGCTCCTCGGTCATAGTCAGACCGCGCTCCATCGTTATGTCGGCGACGCCACGCGCACGCGGCTCACCACACAGTTCGCCACGCTAGCCGTCGACCGCATGCAGCACGATGCCGCGCAGGATCTCCGCATCGACTGGTTCCGCTCGCTCAACGGCTTCAGCGAAAGCGAAGCAGGCCGCAGCGCCTTGCGCAGCCTGCTCAACGGAACGCTCACCGTGCCTGGCGTCACGCTCCGCCAGCAGGACCGCTGGAGCATGATCACCGCACTCGTCGCCTATGCCGATCCGCATGCCGATGCCATGCTCGCCGCCGAAGAGCAGCGCGATCCCTCAGGCGACGGAAAGAAGTTCGCCTGGGCCGCTCACGCTGCACATCCCGACGCCGCTACCAAACAGCAGTATTTCGACGAGTATCTCCACAATCCGCAACGGCCGGAAGATTGGATCGAGAGCAGCCTCGGCGCGTTCAATTACTGGAACCAGTCGCGCCTCACCGCGACATACATGGAGCCCGCGCTCGAAGCCCTTCCGCAGATCAAACAGACGCGCAAGATCTTCTTCCTCGTCGGCTGGCTGAACGCTTTTATGGATGGTCAGCAATCGGAAGCCGCGCGCGATGCGGTCTACACCTATCTCAAAGACCACACGCTGGATGAAGACCTTCGCCTCAAGATCCTGCAGGTTGTCGATGAGCTCGACCGCACCGTCGCCATCCGCAAGAAATATCCAAACGTGTAG
- a CDS encoding M20/M25/M40 family metallo-hydrolase: protein MNSRACLALAAVLGCGPLCLSSVAQTQAATATNLTPQQRVEQMIAVPNGAWTAGDLATMARLRDAAMSDDYAYRELRHLTDNIGPRIAGSPQAQAAVDYVAAEMRALGAEVSLQKTIVPHWVRGAETGALIVWPGMTPATTQKIVLTALGGSVATPADGLTAPVTVVDNFDQFRALPASAVQGHIVLFNEHFDKQLAAVGNGLSAYGDAVAYRALAPSVAATKGAVAVLVRSVGNADYRLPHTGATVYTDGIPKIPSAAVAAEDADLLANLTAQGDVKMRLVLTPQTLPPVPSYDVVADWKGTEHPEQVVIVSGHLDSWDLGTGAIDDGAGIAVSMQAIHLMQKLGIHPKRTVRFVAWMDEEQGGEGAESYAKDHAADLINHVGAIESDLGADHASGISFAGSPALADYLKPVAHVLESIGASQVTSGGSGEDVSALKGVPGFAPIQDSRFYFNYHHTAADTFDKVDPKLLDENAAVMAVLGYALAEADTPAPR, encoded by the coding sequence ATGAACTCCAGAGCTTGTCTTGCTCTCGCCGCCGTGCTCGGCTGCGGGCCTCTTTGTCTTTCCTCCGTTGCTCAGACGCAGGCTGCTACTGCTACGAATCTCACCCCCCAGCAGCGCGTTGAGCAGATGATCGCCGTTCCCAACGGAGCATGGACTGCCGGCGACCTCGCCACTATGGCCCGCCTGCGCGATGCCGCCATGAGTGACGACTACGCCTACCGCGAGCTGCGCCACCTCACAGACAACATCGGTCCGCGCATCGCCGGCTCACCGCAGGCGCAGGCCGCCGTCGACTATGTCGCAGCAGAGATGCGCGCCCTCGGCGCCGAAGTTTCGCTCCAGAAGACCATCGTTCCGCACTGGGTCCGCGGCGCGGAGACAGGTGCTCTCATTGTCTGGCCCGGCATGACGCCCGCGACCACGCAGAAGATTGTCCTCACTGCGCTCGGCGGCAGCGTCGCGACCCCGGCCGACGGCCTTACCGCGCCTGTCACCGTCGTCGACAACTTCGATCAGTTCCGAGCCCTTCCGGCCAGCGCTGTGCAGGGCCACATCGTCCTCTTCAACGAGCACTTCGATAAGCAGCTCGCCGCTGTCGGCAATGGTCTCTCGGCTTATGGAGACGCTGTCGCCTATCGCGCCCTGGCTCCGAGCGTTGCGGCGACGAAAGGAGCTGTAGCAGTCTTGGTTCGCTCCGTAGGCAACGCCGACTACCGCCTGCCACACACTGGCGCCACCGTCTACACCGACGGTATTCCGAAGATCCCCTCTGCTGCCGTCGCTGCCGAGGATGCCGACCTCCTGGCCAATCTCACTGCGCAGGGCGATGTAAAGATGCGCCTGGTCCTCACCCCGCAGACCCTTCCGCCAGTCCCGAGCTATGACGTCGTTGCCGACTGGAAGGGAACCGAGCACCCGGAGCAGGTCGTCATTGTCTCCGGTCATCTCGACTCCTGGGATCTCGGCACGGGCGCCATCGATGACGGCGCGGGCATTGCCGTCTCCATGCAGGCCATCCATCTCATGCAGAAACTCGGCATTCATCCGAAGCGCACCGTCCGCTTCGTCGCGTGGATGGACGAAGAGCAGGGGGGCGAAGGCGCCGAGTCTTACGCAAAGGATCACGCCGCCGACCTCATCAACCACGTCGGTGCCATTGAGTCCGACCTCGGCGCCGATCATGCCTCCGGCATCAGCTTTGCCGGAAGCCCCGCGCTCGCCGACTATCTGAAGCCGGTGGCTCATGTCCTCGAGTCCATCGGCGCTTCGCAGGTCACCAGCGGAGGCTCAGGAGAAGATGTGAGTGCGTTGAAAGGTGTTCCAGGCTTCGCACCCATTCAGGACAGCCGCTTCTACTTCAACTACCATCACACCGCCGCCGACACCTTCGACAAGGTAGACCCGAAGCTGCTCGACGAAAACGCCGCCGTGATGGCCGTCCTCGGCTACGCATTGGCTGAAGCCGATACCCCAGCCCCGCGCTAA
- a CDS encoding RNA-binding S4 domain-containing protein, producing the protein MADAVRMDKWLWAARFFKTRGLAAKACELGRVELNGQPAKAARDVHAGNTLRVKTEGGEFEIEVLALSEVRGPAAAAQALYRETEESKAARQKVADARKAMREFEVLPTARPDKRDRRTLNRIRGRG; encoded by the coding sequence ATGGCAGACGCAGTAAGAATGGACAAGTGGCTGTGGGCGGCGCGGTTCTTTAAGACGCGCGGGCTGGCGGCGAAGGCCTGCGAGCTGGGGCGCGTCGAGTTGAACGGGCAGCCGGCAAAGGCAGCGCGCGATGTACACGCGGGCAACACGCTGCGAGTAAAGACCGAGGGCGGCGAGTTCGAGATAGAGGTGCTGGCGCTGAGCGAGGTGCGCGGGCCAGCAGCGGCGGCGCAGGCTCTGTATCGCGAAACCGAGGAGAGCAAGGCGGCGCGGCAAAAGGTCGCCGACGCGCGCAAGGCAATGCGGGAATTTGAAGTGCTGCCCACGGCGCGTCCGGACAAGCGCGACCGACGAACGTTGAACCGCATTCGCGGACGGGGATAA